A genomic stretch from Rhodanobacter soli includes:
- a CDS encoding alpha-amylase family glycosyl hydrolase produces MIKRTTLLAGALTLACGCAQAATPEFVGTDAPFASNAIYFVMTDRFVNGDPSNDQRDQGGAHPTFDIPVAGAPKGESANIGYLGGDFKGVLDNAGYIRGMGFGAVWITPIVDNPNEAFTGGDPVSWGSKFTDRGKTGFHGYWGVNFYKLDEHLPSKGLDFAQFTAKMRAHGLRTVLDIVANHGSPAFTMPKAQPMFGQIYDRDGKLIADEQNLPPYRLDPARNPLHRFYHAYDDLVQLSNNDDQNPAVLDYFVGAYNQWADQGADAFRIDTISHMSTAFWKQFAARIRAKHPGFFMFGEAFDYSPDNIGQYTWPSSGSISVLDFPLRGRIADVFEHPGSDYAKLLDRLYLTNGPYQNPYELVTFYDNHDMARLNASDNGFIDANNWLFTARGIPAIYYGSETGFERGKAEHQGNRNYYGQQRIDAASKSPIYRQLKRIVQLRENTPALQRGLMLPLRFAGNQAAFYRVYQKGDTHQIALVLLNKGDAAAQFDISDYLQAGHWQPALGGTAIDVPEGGHLRTSVPAHDVQVYLLDAAAKRADLVAELTRLMQERGHPER; encoded by the coding sequence ATGATCAAAAGGACCACCCTGCTGGCCGGCGCGCTGACGCTGGCCTGCGGCTGCGCGCAGGCCGCCACGCCGGAATTCGTCGGCACCGATGCGCCGTTCGCATCGAACGCGATCTACTTCGTGATGACCGACCGCTTCGTCAACGGCGATCCGTCGAACGACCAGCGCGACCAGGGCGGCGCCCACCCCACCTTCGACATCCCGGTGGCCGGCGCGCCGAAGGGCGAGAGCGCGAACATCGGCTACCTCGGTGGCGACTTCAAGGGCGTGCTGGACAACGCCGGCTACATCCGCGGCATGGGCTTCGGCGCCGTGTGGATCACCCCGATCGTGGACAACCCGAACGAGGCGTTCACCGGCGGCGACCCGGTGAGCTGGGGCTCGAAGTTCACCGACCGCGGCAAGACCGGCTTCCACGGCTACTGGGGCGTCAACTTCTACAAGCTCGACGAACACCTGCCCAGCAAGGGCCTCGACTTCGCGCAGTTCACCGCGAAGATGCGCGCGCACGGCCTGAGGACCGTGCTCGACATCGTCGCCAACCACGGCTCACCCGCCTTCACGATGCCCAAGGCGCAGCCGATGTTCGGCCAGATCTACGACCGGGACGGCAAGCTGATCGCCGACGAACAGAACCTGCCGCCCTACCGGCTCGACCCCGCGCGCAACCCGCTGCACCGCTTCTACCACGCCTACGACGACCTGGTGCAGCTGTCCAACAATGACGACCAGAACCCGGCCGTGCTGGACTACTTCGTCGGTGCGTACAATCAGTGGGCCGACCAGGGTGCCGACGCATTCCGCATCGACACCATCAGCCACATGTCCACCGCGTTCTGGAAACAGTTCGCCGCGCGCATCCGCGCGAAGCACCCCGGCTTCTTCATGTTCGGCGAAGCGTTCGACTACAGCCCCGATAACATCGGCCAGTACACCTGGCCTTCGAGCGGCAGCATCAGCGTGCTCGACTTCCCGCTGCGCGGCCGCATCGCCGACGTGTTCGAACACCCCGGCAGCGACTACGCGAAACTGCTCGACCGCCTGTACCTCACCAATGGCCCATACCAGAACCCGTACGAGCTGGTCACCTTCTACGACAACCACGACATGGCACGCCTGAACGCCAGCGACAACGGCTTCATCGACGCCAACAACTGGCTGTTCACCGCCCGCGGCATTCCCGCGATCTACTACGGTTCGGAAACCGGCTTCGAACGTGGCAAGGCCGAACACCAGGGCAACCGCAACTACTATGGCCAGCAGCGCATCGACGCCGCATCGAAAAGCCCGATCTACCGCCAGCTCAAACGCATCGTCCAACTGCGCGAGAACACCCCCGCCCTGCAACGCGGCCTGATGCTGCCACTGCGCTTCGCCGGCAACCAGGCTGCGTTCTACCGCGTGTACCAGAAAGGCGACACCCACCAGATCGCGCTGGTCCTTCTCAACAAGGGCGACGCCGCCGCGCAGTTTGACATCAGCGACTACCTGCAGGCCGGCCACTGGCAACCGGCGCTCGGCGGCACCGCGATCGATGTGCCCGAAGGCGGCCACCTGCGCACCAGCGTCCCGGCGCACGACGTGCAGGTCTATCTGCTGGATGCCGCAGCGAAGCGCGCGGACCTGGTGGCTGAGCTGACGCGACTGATGCAGGAGCGGGGGCATCCGGAGCGCTGA
- a CDS encoding MFS transporter: MKDGTLLNNKPALSFWQIWNMCFGFLGLQFGFALQNANVSRIFQTLGADVNDIPALWIAAPLTGLIVQPIIGHFSDRTWNRLGRRRPYFLIGAVFASLALLWMPNAPVLWMAAGLLWILDASINVSMEPFRAFVGDQLPTQQRPSGYAMQSFFIGVGAVVASALPWILAQFGVANVAADGGIPDTVKYAFYAGGAVLLGAVLWTILRTREYPPAQLQSFTDNVAAQPAVDASRAWKLGLLLLAAGVLVLFAIRHFALEKELYLLAGGLIVFGLLFAWLTFTRSRGMLREVMGDLYSMPGPMRRLAWVQLFSWFALFAMWIYTTPGVTQTIYGTTDVGSALYNEGANWVGVLFAAYNGFAALAAVVIPLMVRRWGLRISHLLNLGLGGAGLLSFLVIRDPQWLLASMVGVGFAWASILSLPYALLSDNLPAAKMGVYMGIFNFFIVIPQLLAASVLGLLLRLCFHNQPIWALALGGACLLVAGLFTLRVREPVYAPPAALATGTPT, from the coding sequence ATGAAGGACGGCACCCTCTTGAACAACAAACCGGCGCTGTCGTTCTGGCAGATATGGAACATGTGCTTCGGCTTTCTCGGCCTGCAGTTCGGCTTCGCGTTGCAGAACGCGAACGTCAGCCGGATCTTCCAGACCCTGGGCGCCGACGTGAACGACATCCCGGCCCTGTGGATCGCCGCGCCGCTGACCGGGCTGATCGTGCAGCCGATCATCGGCCACTTCTCCGACCGCACCTGGAACCGGCTGGGCCGGCGCCGGCCGTACTTCCTGATCGGCGCGGTATTCGCGTCGCTGGCCCTGCTGTGGATGCCGAACGCGCCGGTGCTGTGGATGGCCGCCGGCCTGCTGTGGATCCTGGACGCCTCGATCAACGTGTCGATGGAGCCGTTCCGCGCCTTCGTCGGCGACCAGTTGCCCACGCAGCAGCGCCCGAGCGGCTACGCGATGCAGAGCTTCTTCATCGGCGTGGGCGCGGTGGTGGCGTCGGCGCTACCGTGGATCCTGGCGCAATTCGGCGTGGCCAACGTGGCCGCGGACGGCGGCATCCCCGACACGGTGAAGTACGCGTTCTACGCCGGCGGCGCGGTGCTGCTGGGCGCCGTGCTGTGGACGATCCTGCGCACGCGCGAGTACCCGCCCGCCCAGCTGCAGTCGTTCACCGACAACGTGGCCGCGCAGCCGGCGGTGGATGCGTCGCGCGCCTGGAAACTCGGCCTGCTGCTGCTGGCGGCCGGCGTGCTGGTGCTGTTCGCGATCCGCCACTTCGCGCTGGAGAAGGAGTTGTACCTGCTCGCCGGCGGCCTGATCGTGTTCGGCCTGCTGTTTGCCTGGCTCACCTTCACCCGCAGCCGCGGCATGCTGCGCGAGGTGATGGGCGACCTGTACAGCATGCCCGGGCCGATGCGCCGGCTGGCCTGGGTGCAGCTGTTCTCGTGGTTCGCGCTGTTCGCGATGTGGATCTACACCACGCCGGGCGTGACGCAGACCATCTACGGCACCACCGACGTCGGTTCGGCCCTCTACAACGAGGGCGCCAACTGGGTCGGCGTGCTGTTCGCCGCGTACAACGGTTTCGCCGCGCTGGCGGCGGTGGTGATCCCGCTGATGGTGCGCCGCTGGGGCCTGCGCATCAGCCACCTGCTGAACCTGGGGCTGGGCGGCGCAGGACTGCTGTCGTTCCTGGTCATCCGCGACCCGCAGTGGCTGCTGGCCTCGATGGTCGGCGTGGGCTTCGCCTGGGCGTCGATCCTGTCGCTGCCGTACGCCTTGCTGTCGGACAACCTGCCGGCAGCGAAAATGGGCGTCTATATGGGCATCTTCAATTTCTTCATCGTGATCCCGCAGCTGCTCGCCGCCAGCGTGCTCGGCCTGCTGCTGCGGCTGTGCTTCCACAACCAGCCGATCTGGGCGCTGGCGCTGGGCGGCGCCTGCCTGCTGGTCGCCGGCCTGTTCACCCTGCGCGTGCGCGAGCCGGTCTACGCGCCGCCCGCCGCTCTCGCTACCGGAACCCCGACATGA
- a CDS encoding Six-hairpin glycosidase-like protein — translation MLSLLLTAAMAASAGAPAWHDGLDWHGVHVAISRDAQHNYTLAWPYGERVIAAQPLRTETASALFDGLFAMAQDDLALDSVSAIRDGAFDHGQPIPCQCFVTGLKWPYVWTRDLSYAIDLGLWRFDPARSLNGLKFKLSDVRVPSAPQGLYPMQDTGSGGSWPISTDRVVWFLGARHLLGDKAFAGDVDKALGATLAQDRQYAFDATFGLYRGETSFLDWREQSYPAWTADEVTFIAQSYALSTNVLHYQALQLAATLADGRHDAKTAAGYRSQAAALKSAINAHFWRADRGMYMSYIGGDGTPYDTYDLLGIALAIDSGVADGERARQALANYPTWPAGSPVIWPERSDQPIYHNRAIWPFVSAYALRAARMTEQPARIAHEIESVMRGAALYGSNMENYELLTQGQHVDEGKLSGPVVNSPRQLWSVAAYFAVVTEGVFGLGEDGRVEPKLPTSLVPMLFGQRRAITLDLRDRQITLQLPEKIAGNLLVADHTATRGTATTVTLKAIQVPDAPLRTDAPLYAPIAPAAPLLRADGDGWKITTDGKVRLYLNGRVHGSVDGDGHLARQPGLACLSATRVDAHGLESLHSPATCVGEVAKVAGNWPRSWTASAGGSYRVALDYANDHGPINTGITAAVKMLVIRCAGSDEQRLPIVMPHSVRTQPSTWGRFDARAGATCRFTLEDGFNMSYLGHFAHYTGGSGGSDGALNQADVHALLIAPLATGHATP, via the coding sequence ATGCTGAGCCTGCTGCTGACCGCGGCGATGGCCGCCAGCGCGGGCGCACCGGCCTGGCACGACGGGCTGGACTGGCATGGCGTGCACGTCGCCATCAGCCGCGACGCACAGCACAACTACACGCTGGCGTGGCCATACGGCGAGCGCGTGATCGCCGCGCAGCCACTGCGCACCGAGACCGCCAGCGCGTTGTTCGACGGTCTGTTCGCGATGGCGCAGGACGACCTGGCGCTGGATTCGGTCAGCGCGATCCGCGACGGCGCGTTCGACCACGGCCAGCCGATTCCCTGCCAGTGCTTCGTGACCGGCCTGAAGTGGCCGTACGTATGGACGCGCGACCTGTCCTACGCGATCGACCTGGGCCTGTGGCGTTTCGACCCGGCGCGCTCGCTCAACGGGTTGAAGTTCAAGCTGTCCGACGTGCGCGTTCCGTCCGCGCCGCAGGGCCTGTACCCGATGCAGGACACCGGCTCCGGCGGCAGCTGGCCGATCAGCACCGATCGCGTGGTTTGGTTCCTCGGCGCGCGCCACCTGCTCGGGGACAAGGCCTTTGCCGGCGACGTCGACAAGGCGCTTGGCGCCACGCTGGCGCAGGATCGCCAATACGCGTTCGACGCCACGTTCGGCCTGTACCGCGGCGAGACCTCGTTCCTCGACTGGCGCGAGCAGAGCTACCCCGCGTGGACAGCGGACGAGGTGACCTTCATCGCGCAGTCCTACGCGCTGTCCACCAACGTGCTGCACTACCAGGCGCTGCAACTGGCCGCCACGCTGGCCGACGGGCGGCACGACGCGAAGACGGCGGCCGGCTACCGCAGCCAGGCCGCCGCGCTGAAGAGCGCGATCAACGCGCATTTCTGGCGCGCCGACCGCGGCATGTACATGAGCTACATCGGCGGCGACGGCACGCCCTACGACACCTACGATCTGCTCGGCATTGCGCTGGCGATCGACAGCGGCGTGGCCGACGGCGAACGCGCGCGGCAGGCGCTGGCGAACTATCCGACCTGGCCCGCGGGCAGCCCGGTGATCTGGCCCGAGCGTTCCGACCAGCCGATCTACCACAACCGCGCTATCTGGCCGTTCGTCAGCGCGTACGCGTTACGCGCCGCACGCATGACGGAACAGCCCGCGCGCATCGCGCACGAGATCGAATCGGTGATGCGCGGCGCGGCACTGTACGGTTCCAACATGGAAAACTACGAGCTGCTCACCCAGGGCCAGCACGTGGACGAAGGCAAGCTCAGCGGCCCGGTGGTGAATTCCCCGCGACAGCTGTGGTCGGTGGCAGCCTATTTCGCGGTGGTCACCGAAGGCGTGTTCGGTCTCGGCGAAGACGGCCGGGTGGAACCGAAGCTGCCCACCTCGCTGGTGCCGATGCTGTTCGGCCAGCGCCGCGCGATCACGCTCGACCTGCGCGACCGGCAGATCACCTTGCAACTGCCCGAAAAGATCGCCGGCAACCTGCTCGTCGCCGACCACACCGCCACACGCGGCACGGCCACCACGGTTACGCTCAAGGCGATACAGGTGCCGGACGCGCCGCTGCGCACCGATGCGCCGCTGTACGCACCCATCGCGCCTGCCGCGCCGCTGCTGCGTGCCGATGGCGACGGCTGGAAGATCACGACGGACGGCAAGGTGCGGCTCTACCTCAACGGCCGCGTCCACGGCAGCGTCGACGGTGACGGCCATCTCGCGCGGCAACCCGGCCTCGCCTGCCTCAGCGCCACGCGTGTGGATGCGCACGGCCTGGAGTCGCTGCACAGTCCTGCCACCTGCGTGGGCGAGGTGGCGAAGGTCGCCGGAAACTGGCCACGCTCGTGGACTGCATCGGCCGGCGGCAGCTATCGCGTCGCGCTCGACTACGCGAACGACCACGGCCCGATCAATACCGGCATCACCGCTGCGGTGAAGATGCTGGTGATCCGCTGCGCGGGCAGCGACGAGCAGCGTCTGCCGATCGTGATGCCGCACAGCGTGCGCACGCAGCCATCCACCTGGGGCCGCTTCGACGCCAGGGCGGGCGCCACCTGCCGGTTCACGCTCGAGGACGGCTTCAATATGAGCTACCTCGGCCACTTCGCCCACTACACCGGCGGCAGCGGCGGCAGCGACGGCGCCTTGAACCAGGCCGACGTGCACGCCCTGCTGATCGCCCCGCTCGCCACCGGCCACGCCACCCCATGA
- a CDS encoding LacI family DNA-binding transcriptional regulator: MRVRLEDVARAASVSPKTVSRVLNDEANVSDATRKRVRAAMEAMDYRPHPSARSLAGNRSFLVAMLYDNNDNPASTYLAEIQDGVLEACDAHRYSMMVRPLRMRSDDFIRRLDALISDHHPDGVVLTPPITDYAPLLKRLRERDVPYASVSPQSGGGIGVSMDEQAAARAIVEHLLALGHRRIAHVVGIADHGASRWRLAGYREAMAAAGLPEDPALVVQGAFTFGSGVTAARELFALQQRPTAVFAANDDMATGVMWAAGEYGLKVPHDLSVCGFDDTPLARQLWPALTTIQQPSREMGRIAAQQLLGVLRGRGPGELVQVPFALQIRGSTARAP, from the coding sequence ATGCGGGTACGCCTCGAAGATGTGGCGCGCGCAGCGAGCGTATCGCCCAAGACGGTGTCCCGTGTGCTCAACGACGAGGCCAACGTAAGCGATGCCACGCGCAAGCGCGTGCGCGCCGCTATGGAGGCGATGGATTACCGCCCGCATCCGTCGGCGCGCAGCCTGGCCGGGAACCGCTCGTTCCTGGTGGCGATGCTGTACGACAACAACGACAACCCCGCCTCGACCTACCTCGCCGAGATCCAGGACGGCGTGCTCGAGGCCTGCGATGCGCATCGCTACAGCATGATGGTGCGCCCGCTGCGCATGCGCAGCGACGACTTCATCCGCCGCCTCGACGCGCTGATTTCAGACCACCACCCCGACGGCGTGGTGCTGACGCCGCCGATCACCGACTACGCGCCGCTGCTGAAACGCCTGCGCGAACGCGACGTGCCGTATGCCAGCGTGTCGCCGCAAAGCGGCGGCGGCATCGGCGTGAGCATGGACGAGCAGGCGGCCGCGCGGGCGATCGTGGAGCACCTGCTGGCGCTGGGCCATCGGCGCATCGCCCATGTCGTCGGCATCGCCGACCACGGCGCCAGCCGCTGGCGCCTGGCCGGCTATCGCGAGGCGATGGCTGCCGCGGGCCTGCCCGAGGACCCGGCACTGGTGGTGCAGGGCGCGTTTACGTTCGGCTCCGGCGTCACCGCCGCGCGCGAACTGTTCGCGCTGCAGCAGCGACCCACCGCCGTGTTCGCCGCCAACGACGACATGGCCACCGGCGTGATGTGGGCGGCCGGCGAGTATGGGCTGAAGGTGCCGCACGACCTTTCCGTCTGCGGCTTCGACGACACCCCGTTGGCGCGCCAGCTGTGGCCCGCGCTCACCACCATCCAGCAACCCAGCCGCGAGATGGGCCGGATCGCCGCCCAGCAACTGCTGGGCGTGCTGCGCGGCCGCGGGCCCGGTGAACTGGTGCAGGTGCCGTTCGCCCTGCAGATCCGCGGCTCCACCGCCCGCGCTCCCTGA
- a CDS encoding glycoside hydrolase family 3 protein, producing the protein MPIHFVLAADTAATVHPASWPQGRWPLPPDPALEARVRALLAKMSVEDKVGQMIQADIKYVTPDDVRTYRLGSILAGGNSGPDGQQYGTAAQWQKLSDAFYRASMDTSGGRLAIPVLFGIDAVHGHNNLVGSTLFPQNVGLGATRDPQLIHAIGDVTARELRASGINWTFAPTLTVPQDGRWGRAYEGYSQNPALVAQYASAVVEGLEGRLGTPHYLDADHVIATAKHFVGDGGTRDGKDQGDAEVSEAVLRDVHAAGYPPAIEAGVQVVMVSFSSWNGVKMAGNKALITDVLKGRMDFGGIVLGDWNAHGQVPGCTNEDCPVAYNAGLDMLEAPDSWKGLYKNTLAEVKSGVIPMARVDDAVSRILRVKLRLGMFEAGLPSANPLVIKSAQVVGSPAHRALARRAVRESLVLLKNDGVLPIDPRKHVLVAGDGADNISKQNGGWTLTWQGTGLTNANFPGATSIFAGIQAQVKAAGGTAELSVDGSYKQKPDVAIVVFGEDPYAEFQGDLPNLAYRPGNDHDLDLLRRLHAQGVPVVAVFLTGRPLWMNREINASDAFVVAWLPGSEGEGIADVLLRTRDGRVAHDFHGKLAYAWPRTAVQIPVAAAARGEQPQFPYGFGLTYADRGDTGPLSEDAGIELSSARAGVYFTHGKPAQGFTLRLTGANGAAANVTATPAATADGSLRIVALDYKAQEDARSLDWSGRGTARAALVAPAPLDVERETNGDVMLVTTLRIDAVSAQGATVGVACGSGCGAAVPIGKQLAALPRGQWLRVGVPLKCFRDAGADMSKLDRPFEWTSGPGERIAVTDVSLGTVADRTLDCRAH; encoded by the coding sequence ATGCCCATTCATTTCGTGCTGGCCGCGGACACCGCCGCCACGGTCCACCCCGCATCGTGGCCGCAGGGCCGCTGGCCGCTGCCGCCGGATCCCGCGCTCGAGGCCAGGGTCAGGGCGCTGCTGGCGAAGATGTCGGTGGAGGACAAGGTCGGCCAGATGATCCAGGCCGACATCAAGTACGTGACCCCGGATGACGTGCGCACGTATCGTCTCGGCTCGATCCTGGCCGGCGGCAATTCCGGGCCGGACGGCCAGCAATACGGCACGGCCGCGCAGTGGCAGAAACTTTCCGATGCGTTCTACCGCGCGTCGATGGATACCTCGGGCGGGCGCCTGGCGATCCCGGTGCTGTTCGGCATCGACGCGGTGCATGGCCACAACAACCTGGTCGGCAGCACCTTGTTCCCGCAGAACGTGGGCCTGGGCGCCACCCGCGATCCGCAGTTGATCCACGCGATCGGCGACGTCACCGCGCGGGAACTGCGCGCCAGCGGCATCAACTGGACCTTCGCACCCACCCTCACGGTGCCGCAGGATGGCCGCTGGGGGCGTGCCTACGAGGGCTATTCGCAGAACCCGGCGCTGGTGGCGCAATACGCCAGCGCCGTGGTCGAGGGCCTGGAAGGCAGGCTCGGTACGCCGCACTACCTGGATGCCGACCACGTGATCGCCACGGCCAAGCATTTCGTCGGCGATGGCGGCACCCGCGACGGCAAGGACCAGGGCGACGCCGAAGTCAGCGAAGCGGTGCTGCGCGACGTGCACGCGGCCGGTTATCCGCCGGCGATCGAGGCCGGCGTACAGGTGGTGATGGTCTCGTTCTCCAGCTGGAACGGGGTGAAGATGGCCGGCAACAAGGCGCTGATCACCGACGTGCTGAAGGGCCGCATGGACTTCGGCGGCATCGTGCTGGGCGACTGGAACGCGCACGGCCAGGTGCCCGGCTGCACCAACGAGGATTGCCCGGTGGCGTACAACGCCGGGCTGGACATGCTGGAGGCGCCCGATTCCTGGAAGGGCCTGTACAAGAACACCCTGGCCGAGGTGAAGTCCGGGGTGATCCCGATGGCCCGCGTCGACGACGCGGTGAGCCGCATCCTGCGCGTGAAGCTGCGCCTGGGCATGTTCGAGGCCGGACTGCCGTCGGCCAACCCCTTGGTGATCAAGTCGGCGCAGGTGGTCGGCAGTCCCGCGCATCGCGCGCTGGCGCGCCGGGCCGTGCGCGAGTCGCTGGTGTTGCTGAAGAACGACGGCGTGCTGCCGATCGATCCGCGCAAGCACGTACTGGTCGCCGGCGACGGCGCCGACAACATCTCCAAGCAGAACGGCGGCTGGACGCTGACCTGGCAGGGCACCGGCCTGACCAATGCGAATTTCCCGGGCGCGACCTCGATCTTTGCCGGTATCCAGGCGCAGGTGAAGGCGGCCGGCGGCACCGCGGAGCTGTCGGTCGACGGCAGCTACAAGCAGAAACCCGACGTCGCCATCGTGGTGTTCGGCGAAGACCCTTATGCCGAATTCCAGGGCGACCTGCCGAACCTGGCGTACCGGCCCGGCAACGATCACGACCTCGACCTGCTGCGTCGCCTGCACGCGCAGGGCGTGCCGGTGGTGGCGGTGTTCCTCACCGGCCGGCCGCTATGGATGAACCGCGAGATCAATGCATCGGATGCGTTCGTGGTGGCGTGGCTGCCCGGCAGCGAAGGCGAGGGCATCGCCGACGTGTTGCTGCGCACGCGCGACGGCCGCGTCGCGCATGACTTCCACGGCAAGCTGGCGTACGCGTGGCCGCGCACGGCGGTGCAGATTCCGGTCGCCGCGGCCGCGCGCGGCGAGCAGCCGCAGTTTCCCTACGGCTTCGGCCTGACCTATGCCGATCGCGGCGACACCGGCCCGCTGTCCGAGGATGCCGGGATCGAACTGAGCAGCGCGCGGGCCGGCGTCTACTTCACCCATGGCAAGCCGGCGCAGGGTTTCACGCTGCGCCTGACCGGCGCCAACGGCGCGGCCGCCAACGTCACCGCCACGCCCGCCGCGACGGCGGATGGCAGCCTGCGCATCGTCGCGCTCGACTACAAGGCTCAGGAGGACGCGCGCAGCCTGGACTGGTCGGGCCGCGGCACCGCGCGCGCCGCGCTGGTGGCGCCGGCGCCGCTGGACGTGGAGCGCGAGACCAATGGCGACGTGATGCTGGTGACCACCCTGCGTATCGACGCGGTATCGGCGCAAGGCGCCACGGTCGGCGTCGCCTGCGGCAGCGGTTGCGGCGCCGCGGTGCCGATCGGCAAGCAGTTGGCTGCACTGCCGCGCGGGCAGTGGCTGCGCGTGGGCGTGCCGTTGAAATGTTTCCGCGACGCCGGCGCCGACATGAGCAAGCTGGACCGGCCGTTCGAATGGACCAGCGGCCCGGGCGAACGCATCGCCGTCACCGACGTCTCGCTGGGCACGGTGGCGGACCGGACGCTGGACTGCCGCGCGCACTAG